The following proteins are co-located in the Gemmatimonadaceae bacterium genome:
- a CDS encoding N(4)-(beta-N-acetylglucosaminyl)-L-asparaginase — MSISRRDFIGAGAAAAAGLALPHIAGAEPVLSSIVDRADARRGAPASRPVIISAGNGLTKDQNGKQGIKVAYDLLAAGADPLDAVIAGVNIVELNPDDQSVGLGGLPNEDGVVQLDASCMHGPTKRAGAVGCLEDIATASSVAKAVMDFTDHIFLVDRGARQFAIEMGFKPQNLLTEKSRQDWLRWKADLNPDDNWLNLPSRQPARGGGRGRDDDEVQTAHVFYDAHGVPHTYGTINMNAVTASGDIASVTTTSGLSWKIPGRVGDSPIIGAGQYCDNAVGAAGSTGRGEANMKVCGAFLAVEFMRQGMSPQQAVMQVMERVIAMTEARLLDEHGRPYFDLEYYAVNKKGEYAAACAYQSADPDRPTSFAVCDEKGPRMEPFAYLFTADQRPKGHAMSGTLVIPR, encoded by the coding sequence GTGTCGATTTCCCGTCGTGATTTCATCGGCGCAGGGGCCGCGGCCGCGGCGGGCCTGGCGCTGCCGCACATCGCCGGCGCCGAGCCGGTGCTCTCGTCGATCGTCGACCGCGCGGACGCGCGGCGCGGCGCGCCGGCCTCCCGCCCGGTGATCATCTCGGCGGGCAACGGGTTGACCAAGGACCAGAACGGCAAGCAGGGGATCAAGGTGGCGTACGATCTCCTCGCCGCGGGCGCCGATCCGCTCGATGCCGTGATCGCCGGCGTCAACATCGTGGAGTTGAACCCGGACGATCAGTCGGTGGGGCTGGGCGGATTGCCGAACGAGGACGGCGTGGTGCAGCTGGACGCGTCGTGCATGCACGGGCCCACCAAGCGGGCGGGGGCGGTGGGGTGTCTCGAAGACATCGCCACGGCGTCGTCGGTGGCCAAGGCGGTGATGGACTTCACGGACCACATCTTCCTCGTGGACCGGGGCGCGCGGCAGTTCGCGATCGAGATGGGGTTCAAGCCGCAGAATCTGCTCACCGAGAAGAGCCGGCAGGACTGGCTGCGGTGGAAGGCCGATCTCAATCCCGATGACAACTGGCTGAACCTTCCGTCGCGCCAGCCGGCGCGCGGCGGCGGGCGCGGCCGCGACGACGACGAGGTGCAGACGGCGCACGTGTTCTACGACGCGCACGGCGTGCCGCACACCTACGGGACGATCAACATGAACGCGGTGACGGCGAGCGGCGACATCGCCTCGGTGACGACGACGAGCGGGCTGTCGTGGAAGATTCCGGGGCGGGTGGGCGATTCGCCGATCATCGGCGCGGGCCAGTACTGCGACAACGCGGTGGGGGCGGCGGGGTCGACGGGGCGCGGCGAGGCGAACATGAAGGTGTGCGGGGCGTTCCTGGCCGTGGAGTTCATGCGGCAGGGGATGTCGCCGCAGCAGGCGGTGATGCAGGTGATGGAACGGGTGATCGCGATGACGGAAGCGCGGCTGCTCGACGAGCACGGCCGGCCGTACTTCGACCTCGAGTACTACGCGGTGAACAAGAAGGGCGAGTACGCGGCGGCGTGCGCGTATCAGAGCGCCGACCCCGATCGGCCGACGTCGTTCGCGGTATGCGACGAGAAGGGGCCGCGGATGGAGCCATTCGCGTATCTGTTCACGGCCGATCAGCGGCCCAAGGGCCACGCGATGTCGGGGACGCTGGTCATTCCGCGGTGA
- a CDS encoding NAD-binding protein produces the protein MSSRGTTLDDLRQRLAVAAGAVATTFLIGVFGYHALGGPGTTWIEAVYATATVLTTAGFTGPIDVSRSSGVMAFTVALLFFGASTVVYAISVVTAFVVEGDLTQGFRRRRMRLTIKEMEEHYIVCGVGATGIAVLRELVKTERPVVAIEHNEARVKRIEEEFPDVPILQADFTDDQVLLQAGVARAAGIVVCTTLDKDSLVTTVTARQLAPGIRVIARAGQERSISRLRQAGADGVVSPALIGGMRMASELVRPSVVSFLDMMLRDTNKNLRIEEVTVPPDSPFVGRSLLELDLHARTKALVLAVHEPGSQAYTYNPSPEVRLDVGSVLIVMGDPATVRALRAACEAAPATAGA, from the coding sequence ATGAGCAGTCGCGGGACGACCCTCGACGATCTCCGGCAGCGGCTGGCGGTGGCTGCCGGTGCGGTGGCCACGACGTTCCTGATCGGCGTGTTCGGGTATCACGCATTGGGCGGCCCCGGCACCACGTGGATCGAGGCCGTATACGCCACGGCGACGGTGCTGACCACGGCGGGATTCACGGGGCCGATCGACGTGTCGCGGAGCAGCGGCGTGATGGCGTTCACCGTGGCGCTGTTGTTCTTCGGGGCGAGCACGGTGGTGTACGCGATCTCGGTGGTGACGGCGTTCGTCGTCGAAGGCGATTTGACCCAGGGGTTCAGGAGACGGCGCATGCGTCTGACGATCAAGGAGATGGAGGAGCACTACATCGTCTGCGGGGTGGGGGCGACGGGGATCGCGGTGCTGCGCGAACTGGTGAAGACGGAGCGCCCCGTGGTGGCGATCGAGCACAACGAAGCCCGGGTGAAGCGCATCGAGGAGGAGTTTCCGGACGTGCCGATCCTGCAGGCCGATTTCACCGACGACCAGGTGCTGCTGCAGGCGGGCGTGGCGCGGGCGGCGGGCATCGTGGTGTGCACGACGCTCGACAAGGACTCGCTGGTCACCACGGTCACGGCGCGGCAACTGGCGCCCGGCATCCGCGTGATCGCGCGGGCGGGACAGGAGCGGTCGATCTCGCGGCTGCGCCAGGCGGGCGCGGATGGCGTGGTGTCGCCGGCGCTGATCGGCGGCATGCGCATGGCGAGCGAACTGGTGCGCCCGAGCGTGGTGAGTTTTCTCGACATGATGCTGCGCGACACCAACAAGAACCTCCGCATCGAGGAGGTGACGGTGCCGCCGGACTCGCCGTTCGTGGGGCGCTCGCTGCTCGAACTCGATCTGCACGCGCGCACCAAGGCGCTGGTGCTGGCGGTGCACGAGCCGGGCAGCCAGGCGTACACGTACAATCCGTCGCCGGAGGTGCGGCTGGACGTGGGGTCGGTGCTGATCGTGATGGGCGACCCGGCCACGGTGCGCGCGCTGCGCGCGGCGTGCGAAGCGGCCCCGGCGACGGCGGGCGCATGA
- the aspA gene encoding aspartate ammonia-lyase translates to MISNAWQEQLAGIPFFESLPDSLRWQLVRAAVPTTYEAGAMLFRDGDARDFFAVLLSGSVAIEHATSATPLATLGAGDVVGEGALLDDSPHGTSGRALVATEALVFHRARFEPLLKDSPALHAALVTRAARAIAQRLKAADATLAGRGRAMGFSGGETRREHDLLGDRDVPAEALYGVQTLRALENFPITGVPIREFPSLVDAMAAVKSAAARANADLGFLPRDVAQAIDDAAGEIRAGRHHEHFLVDAIQGGAGTSTNMNANEVIANRALELLGKPRGDYAVVHPNNHVNLSQSTNDVYPTAVKLALHTSIDGLRAAMRELVDAFLAKGEEFAPHIKMGRTQLQDAVPMTLGQEFSAFGHTILEDVDRLGEAQALIREINMGATAIGTGINAPPGYAEAVRVHLSAITGLPLITAPDLVEATSDTGSFVQLSGVLKRCAVKLSKICNDLRLLSSGPRTGLGEINLPAMQPGSSIMPGKVNPVIPEVVNQVCFDVIGGDVTVTMAAEAGQLQLNVFEPVIAYRLLRSVDTLRNACVVLRERCVTGITANPKRMRDFVEHSIGIVTALVPVIGYERATQIAKTALDTGRGVTELVLEQKLLTRAQIDEILDPERMTAPRTTTS, encoded by the coding sequence ATGATTTCCAACGCCTGGCAGGAGCAGCTCGCGGGGATCCCCTTCTTCGAGAGCCTGCCCGATTCCCTCCGCTGGCAGCTCGTTCGCGCCGCCGTGCCCACCACGTACGAAGCCGGCGCGATGCTGTTCCGCGACGGCGACGCCCGCGACTTCTTCGCCGTCCTGCTCAGCGGCAGCGTGGCCATCGAACACGCCACCAGCGCCACCCCGCTGGCCACCCTCGGCGCCGGCGACGTGGTAGGTGAAGGCGCGCTGCTCGACGACTCGCCCCACGGCACCTCGGGGCGCGCCCTCGTCGCCACCGAAGCGCTCGTGTTCCACCGGGCGCGGTTCGAGCCGCTCCTCAAGGACTCGCCCGCCCTCCATGCGGCCCTCGTCACCCGCGCCGCCCGCGCCATCGCCCAGCGCCTCAAGGCCGCCGACGCCACCCTCGCCGGCCGCGGCCGCGCCATGGGATTCTCGGGCGGCGAGACCCGCCGGGAGCACGACCTCCTCGGCGACCGCGACGTGCCCGCCGAGGCGCTGTACGGCGTGCAGACGCTGCGCGCGCTGGAGAACTTCCCGATCACCGGCGTGCCGATCCGCGAATTCCCGTCGCTCGTCGACGCCATGGCCGCCGTGAAGTCGGCGGCCGCCCGCGCCAACGCCGACCTCGGGTTCCTGCCGCGCGACGTCGCCCAGGCGATCGACGACGCCGCGGGCGAGATCCGCGCCGGCCGTCACCATGAGCACTTCCTCGTGGACGCCATCCAGGGCGGGGCCGGCACCTCGACGAACATGAATGCCAACGAGGTCATCGCCAACCGCGCCCTGGAGCTGCTGGGCAAGCCCCGCGGCGACTACGCCGTGGTGCATCCCAACAACCACGTGAACCTCAGCCAGTCCACCAACGACGTCTATCCCACGGCGGTGAAGCTGGCCCTCCACACGAGCATCGACGGGCTCCGCGCCGCGATGCGCGAACTCGTGGACGCCTTCCTCGCCAAGGGCGAGGAGTTCGCGCCCCACATCAAAATGGGACGCACCCAGCTCCAGGACGCCGTCCCGATGACCCTCGGCCAGGAGTTCTCGGCGTTCGGCCACACCATTCTGGAGGACGTGGACCGCCTGGGCGAAGCGCAGGCCCTGATTCGCGAGATCAACATGGGCGCCACGGCCATCGGCACCGGGATCAACGCCCCGCCGGGCTACGCCGAAGCCGTGCGCGTCCACCTCTCGGCCATCACCGGCCTGCCGCTCATCACCGCCCCCGATCTGGTCGAGGCCACCTCGGATACCGGCTCCTTCGTGCAGCTGTCCGGCGTGCTCAAGCGCTGCGCCGTCAAGCTGTCCAAGATCTGCAACGACCTCCGCCTGCTCAGTTCCGGTCCGCGCACGGGCCTGGGCGAGATCAACCTGCCCGCCATGCAGCCAGGGTCGTCGATCATGCCCGGCAAGGTCAATCCGGTGATCCCCGAGGTGGTGAACCAGGTCTGTTTCGACGTCATCGGCGGCGACGTGACGGTGACCATGGCCGCCGAGGCGGGCCAGCTCCAGCTCAATGTGTTCGAGCCTGTCATCGCGTACCGGTTGCTGCGCAGCGTGGACACGCTGCGCAATGCGTGCGTGGTCCTGCGCGAGCGGTGCGTGACGGGGATCACCGCCAACCCCAAGCGCATGCGCGACTTCGTGGAACACTCCATCGGCATCGTCACCGCGCTCGTGCCGGTGATCGGCTACGAGCGGGCCACGCAGATCGCCAAGACGGCGCTCGACACCGGCCGTGGCGTCACCGAACTGGTGCTCGAACAGAAACTCCTCACCCGCGCACAGATCGACGAGATCCTCGATCCGGAGCGGATGACGGCTCCCCGAACCACCACGTCGTAG
- the coxB gene encoding cytochrome c oxidase subunit II encodes MAPHFRPRRLATAALTAAFAVLVAACAPAHPNSIFHNHTDFNRDVGHLFDILIGLGSFVFLFVETILVVTLIKFRKREGQPAPVHVHGNTKLEILWTAIPAVILAVIAVPTVRTIFKTEAPATADALQVTVTGHQWWWEFQYPQYGITTANELYLPIGRKVNFTLRTADVIHSFWVPELGGKRDLISNHTNYLWFTPDSVTEDVFNGFCAEFCGTSHANMRFKVFTVKPAEFAAWAAHQEQPAVSLIPDTTKAKPGAVAARMPAPTVQVAQAAPATESFVSFPRADIPKYAVPETPIPAGMTFDQSLKGDPVEGQKLISAPTSMCLACHTIKGNPMMQAVLGPNLTHVATRTTIAGGLYPNDAQHLELWIKNARVMKPGVIMNTLGAGQIDPMTGKPTDVGKLTDQQIADIVAYLQTLK; translated from the coding sequence ATGGCCCCACATTTCCGCCCGCGCCGGCTGGCCACCGCCGCGCTGACGGCCGCGTTCGCAGTGCTGGTTGCTGCGTGCGCCCCTGCCCATCCCAACTCGATCTTCCACAATCACACGGACTTCAATCGGGACGTCGGGCACCTGTTCGACATCCTGATCGGGCTCGGGTCGTTCGTCTTCCTGTTCGTGGAGACGATCCTCGTCGTCACGCTCATCAAGTTCCGCAAGCGTGAAGGCCAGCCCGCCCCGGTGCACGTCCATGGGAATACGAAGCTCGAGATCCTCTGGACGGCCATCCCGGCGGTGATTCTCGCCGTCATCGCCGTGCCCACCGTGCGGACGATCTTCAAGACCGAAGCCCCGGCCACGGCCGACGCGCTCCAGGTCACCGTCACCGGGCATCAGTGGTGGTGGGAGTTCCAGTACCCGCAGTACGGCATCACCACCGCCAATGAGTTGTATCTGCCGATCGGCCGCAAGGTGAACTTCACCCTCAGGACGGCCGACGTGATCCACTCGTTCTGGGTACCCGAGCTGGGCGGCAAGCGCGACCTCATCTCCAACCACACCAACTATCTGTGGTTCACGCCGGACTCGGTCACCGAGGACGTGTTCAACGGATTCTGCGCCGAGTTCTGCGGCACGTCGCACGCCAACATGCGGTTCAAGGTGTTCACGGTGAAGCCTGCTGAATTCGCGGCGTGGGCCGCGCATCAGGAGCAGCCCGCCGTGTCGTTGATTCCCGACACCACCAAGGCCAAGCCGGGCGCCGTCGCGGCCAGGATGCCGGCGCCCACGGTGCAGGTGGCGCAGGCAGCGCCGGCCACGGAGAGCTTCGTGAGCTTCCCGCGGGCCGACATCCCCAAGTACGCGGTGCCGGAGACGCCGATCCCGGCCGGTATGACGTTCGATCAGTCGCTCAAGGGCGATCCGGTGGAGGGCCAGAAGCTGATCTCGGCGCCCACGAGCATGTGTCTCGCCTGCCACACCATCAAGGGCAACCCGATGATGCAGGCGGTGCTCGGCCCGAACCTCACGCACGTCGCCACCCGCACCACGATCGCCGGCGGCCTCTACCCGAACGACGCCCAACATCTCGAGCTGTGGATCAAGAACGCCCGCGTCATGAAGCCCGGCGTGATCATGAACACGCTGGGAGCAGGACAGATCGACCCCATGACGGGCAAGCCGACGGACGTCGGCAAACTGACCGATCAGCAGATCGCGGACATCGTCGCGTATCTGCAGACCCTGAAGTAG
- a CDS encoding alanine--glyoxylate aminotransferase family protein: MRSGPGDGGRMMGDERFFLPGPTQVRPEVLEAMCHPMISHRSAAMELLMRTIHGRLHPLFGTARPVYVVGGSATAAMEMAVRCGSIDRVLALVCGAFGERFAEIAELTGRDVTRVIAEPGETVSPEQVRLALEHGTYDTVTVVHSETSTGALSDVAGIARVVHEASSAMLLVDGVTSVGAMPVEMDAWGADLVFTGSQKALALPPGLAFVAASERLLNRARGLFDRGYALDLARYDDFWHKAQSPTTPPIPLLYALDRQLADIELEGLGARFERHARMARACWDWAEGLPNAGLGVDVLARDGARSPTVTCLLCDHPEAVVRTLNEQGYVIGPGHDELRKTTVRVGHMGDHTVQGLEVLLDVMGRVIRALR, translated from the coding sequence GTGCGAAGCGGCCCCGGCGACGGCGGGCGCATGATGGGCGACGAGCGGTTCTTCCTGCCCGGCCCCACGCAGGTGCGCCCCGAGGTGTTGGAGGCGATGTGCCATCCGATGATCTCGCACCGCAGCGCCGCCATGGAACTGCTCATGCGCACGATCCACGGACGGCTGCATCCGCTGTTCGGCACCGCGCGGCCGGTGTACGTGGTGGGCGGATCGGCCACGGCGGCGATGGAGATGGCGGTGCGGTGCGGGAGCATCGACCGGGTGCTGGCGCTGGTGTGCGGCGCGTTCGGCGAACGGTTCGCCGAGATCGCCGAGCTCACCGGGCGCGACGTGACGCGGGTGATCGCCGAGCCGGGGGAGACGGTGTCGCCGGAGCAGGTGCGGCTGGCGCTCGAGCACGGCACGTACGACACGGTGACGGTGGTGCATTCGGAGACGTCCACCGGCGCGCTCAGCGACGTGGCCGGCATCGCGCGCGTGGTGCACGAGGCGTCGAGCGCGATGCTGCTCGTGGACGGGGTGACGAGCGTGGGGGCGATGCCGGTGGAGATGGACGCCTGGGGCGCCGACCTCGTGTTCACGGGATCGCAGAAGGCGCTGGCGCTGCCCCCGGGCCTGGCGTTCGTGGCCGCGTCGGAGCGTCTGCTCAATCGCGCGCGGGGGTTGTTCGACCGCGGGTACGCGCTCGATCTCGCGCGCTACGACGATTTCTGGCACAAGGCGCAGAGCCCCACCACGCCGCCCATTCCGCTGCTGTACGCGCTCGATCGCCAACTGGCGGACATCGAGCTCGAGGGCCTGGGGGCGCGGTTCGAGCGGCACGCGCGCATGGCGCGCGCCTGCTGGGATTGGGCCGAGGGGCTGCCCAACGCCGGCCTGGGCGTGGACGTGCTGGCCCGCGACGGCGCGCGCTCGCCCACGGTCACCTGCCTGCTCTGCGACCATCCCGAGGCGGTGGTGCGCACGCTCAACGAGCAGGGCTACGTGATCGGGCCGGGCCATGACGAGCTGCGCAAGACCACGGTGCGCGTGGGCCACATGGGCGATCACACCGTGCAGGGCCTCGAGGTCCTGCTCGACGTGATGGGGCGCGTGATCCGCGCCCTGCGCTAG
- the leuS gene encoding leucine--tRNA ligase — MTDSNHSPTADLPAAYDPSVVERKWQARWDERGTNRTDLAGPRPYYTLMMFPYPSAEGLHVGNLFAFTGNDIHGRYQRMRGHTVFEPLGYDAFGIHSENYALKVGVHPLELIPRNIANFRRQLRRSGLMVDWRYELSTTDAAYYKWTQWLFIQLYKRGLAYKKAAAVNWCPFDKTVLANEQVVNGECERCGTKVEQRFLEQWFFRITDYAGRLLGNLDTLDWSESTKSAQRNWIGKSEGAELAFGVQDLMEFAGSATVSGGGLSGEVISTPVEIRVFTTRADTIFGATFLVVAPEHPLVEQLTTDEQRGDVEAYRAASAKQDIVTRKVNKDKTGVFTGSYAINPATGALMPVWIADYVLMEYGTGAIMAVPGHDERDHEFALRFGLPIVRVVGRDGHETAAPMDAAFTDNVAGVLVNSGQFNGLTVPEAKHAIVAWLADRGAAKPVVNYRLHDWCISRQRYWGPPIPIIYCEACGPVPVPEQDLPVVLPVLEDFKPDDSGISPLARDEAWYRVACPTCGRPARRETDVSDTFLDSSWYFLRYPSADRDDVAFDPEITRRWLPVNSYIGGNEHAVLHLLYSRFITMVLHDAGLLAFEEPFTRFRAHGTIVREGAKMSKSRGNVVNPDEYVERWGADSFRTYLMFLGPYEEGGDFRDQSISGVRRFLDRLWTSAHEAVRAGDPEATVLRKVHQTIRKVTDDIVALSYNTAIAAMMECVNVLRAHDRVPHVNEVEPLVQLVAPFAPHVAEELWEMLGHDRSVFDDGWPAFDAQLAAEDSVTVAVQVNGKTRGTVQVPMDAEQAAALEAALAEPTIAKFVTGSPRKVIYVKNRLLNLVV, encoded by the coding sequence ATGACTGACTCGAACCATTCGCCCACGGCCGATCTCCCGGCCGCGTATGACCCTTCCGTGGTCGAACGGAAGTGGCAGGCGCGTTGGGACGAGCGCGGCACGAATCGCACCGATCTCGCGGGGCCGCGCCCGTACTACACGCTCATGATGTTCCCCTACCCCTCGGCCGAGGGGCTGCACGTGGGGAACCTGTTCGCGTTCACGGGCAACGACATCCACGGGCGCTATCAGCGAATGCGCGGCCACACGGTGTTCGAGCCGCTGGGCTACGATGCGTTCGGCATCCACTCTGAGAACTACGCGCTGAAGGTGGGGGTGCATCCGCTCGAGTTGATTCCGCGCAACATCGCCAACTTCCGGCGCCAGCTGCGCCGCTCGGGGCTGATGGTGGATTGGCGCTACGAGCTGTCCACCACCGACGCCGCGTACTACAAGTGGACGCAGTGGCTGTTCATCCAGCTCTACAAGCGCGGGCTGGCTTACAAGAAGGCGGCCGCCGTGAACTGGTGTCCGTTCGACAAGACGGTGCTGGCCAACGAGCAGGTGGTGAACGGCGAGTGCGAGCGGTGCGGCACCAAGGTGGAACAGCGATTCCTGGAGCAGTGGTTCTTCCGGATCACCGACTACGCGGGCCGGCTGCTCGGCAACCTCGACACGCTCGATTGGTCGGAGAGCACGAAGTCGGCGCAGCGGAACTGGATCGGCAAGTCGGAGGGCGCGGAACTGGCGTTCGGCGTGCAGGACCTGATGGAATTCGCGGGCAGCGCCACGGTGAGCGGGGGCGGGCTGAGCGGCGAGGTGATCTCGACGCCGGTGGAGATCCGCGTGTTCACCACGCGGGCCGACACGATCTTCGGCGCGACGTTCCTCGTCGTGGCCCCCGAGCATCCGCTGGTCGAGCAGCTCACCACCGACGAGCAGCGCGGCGACGTCGAGGCCTACCGCGCGGCGTCGGCCAAGCAGGACATCGTGACGCGCAAGGTGAACAAGGACAAGACGGGCGTGTTCACCGGTTCATACGCGATCAACCCGGCCACGGGCGCGCTGATGCCGGTGTGGATTGCCGACTACGTGCTGATGGAATACGGCACCGGGGCGATCATGGCCGTGCCCGGGCACGACGAGCGGGATCACGAGTTCGCGCTCAGGTTCGGGCTGCCGATCGTTCGCGTGGTGGGGCGCGACGGGCACGAGACGGCGGCGCCGATGGACGCGGCGTTCACCGACAACGTGGCCGGCGTGCTCGTCAACTCCGGGCAGTTCAACGGACTCACCGTCCCCGAGGCCAAGCACGCGATCGTGGCCTGGCTGGCCGACCGGGGCGCGGCGAAGCCGGTGGTGAACTACCGGTTGCACGACTGGTGCATCTCGCGGCAGCGGTACTGGGGTCCCCCGATCCCGATCATCTATTGCGAAGCGTGCGGGCCGGTGCCGGTGCCGGAGCAGGATCTGCCGGTGGTGCTGCCGGTGCTCGAGGACTTCAAGCCCGACGACTCCGGCATCTCGCCGCTGGCGCGGGACGAGGCGTGGTACCGCGTGGCGTGCCCCACGTGCGGCCGGCCGGCCCGCCGCGAGACCGACGTGTCGGACACCTTCCTCGACAGCTCGTGGTACTTCCTGCGCTATCCCAGCGCCGACCGCGATGACGTGGCCTTCGACCCCGAGATCACCCGGCGCTGGCTGCCGGTGAACTCGTACATCGGCGGCAACGAGCACGCCGTGCTGCACCTGCTGTACTCGCGCTTCATCACCATGGTGCTGCACGACGCCGGCCTGCTGGCGTTCGAGGAGCCGTTCACGCGGTTCCGGGCCCACGGCACGATCGTGCGCGAAGGGGCCAAGATGTCGAAGAGCCGCGGCAACGTGGTGAACCCCGACGAGTACGTGGAGCGCTGGGGTGCCGACTCGTTCCGCACGTACCTCATGTTCCTGGGCCCGTACGAGGAGGGCGGGGACTTCCGCGACCAGAGCATCTCCGGCGTGCGGCGGTTCCTCGATCGGCTGTGGACGTCGGCCCACGAGGCGGTGCGGGCCGGCGATCCCGAGGCGACCGTGCTGCGCAAGGTGCACCAGACCATCCGCAAGGTGACCGACGACATCGTGGCGCTGAGCTACAACACGGCGATCGCGGCGATGATGGAGTGCGTGAACGTGCTCCGCGCCCACGACCGCGTGCCGCACGTGAACGAGGTGGAGCCGCTGGTGCAGCTCGTGGCGCCGTTCGCGCCGCACGTGGCCGAGGAGCTGTGGGAGATGCTCGGCCACGATCGCAGCGTGTTCGACGACGGATGGCCCGCGTTCGACGCGCAGCTCGCCGCCGAGGACTCGGTGACGGTGGCGGTGCAGGTGAACGGGAAGACGCGCGGCACCGTGCAGGTGCCCATGGATGCCGAGCAGGCCGCGGCGCTGGAAGCGGCGCTCGCCGAGCCGACGATCGCCAAGTTCGTCACCGGATCACCGCGCAAGGTGATCTACGTGAAGAACCGCCTGCTCAATCTGGTCGTCTAG
- a CDS encoding methyl-accepting chemotaxis protein, producing the protein MRLVPLSALAAAIILIPLAMFANREMARSLRAQADSRLATVARRYAALTLAVAAERPGAAGPASLAADSVLRSTLQGVFATGSVSEIGVELADSSGKVLIASRNATSDDLRAFAGAVRMPGDTAFTYVGSRGPERGALATANLGQWVILAHETVVDADATYRQVRAFLVGLAAFLFAIMVGIGFVVDRLVNRRIRQPAMELAALAEAVAAGDLTVRVTGVRSTDEIERLARALAKMVSELGRLARALTDSAHETATMSSQITTSSEEMSSSAGQIAHTASDLSTQSGAMAESIQSLAAAAVNLGPLAARMDAGAHEGVARNARLRDLALENRRQMDDSTGALAALTDDVAASAAAVRALVDASQEIRTFVTLVQSLARHSKLLALNAAMEAARAGEQGEGFSVVAAEVRRLSTMSSDAAERTQRVVADVLAGVERSSESMDRMAATARDVRRATEQGSASFRQLETSVAELEAWTSSIELAAASTNTVVREITDRLDAIARGTETFAAAMQQVAAASEQQSASTEEIAAAAGTMAHAAERLARLVSNLRIGDARPSGETRTGRASGPAPARTSGATSGATSGASVLR; encoded by the coding sequence ATGCGGCTCGTGCCGCTCTCGGCGCTTGCCGCGGCCATCATCCTGATCCCCCTGGCGATGTTCGCCAACCGCGAGATGGCGCGGTCGCTCCGCGCCCAGGCGGATTCCCGCCTGGCCACGGTGGCCAGGCGCTACGCGGCCCTCACCCTGGCGGTGGCGGCGGAACGACCCGGCGCCGCCGGCCCGGCCAGCCTCGCGGCCGACTCCGTGCTGCGGTCCACGCTCCAGGGGGTGTTCGCCACCGGTTCGGTGTCGGAGATCGGGGTGGAGCTGGCCGATTCCTCCGGCAAGGTGCTGATCGCCTCGCGCAACGCCACCAGCGACGACCTCCGCGCGTTTGCCGGCGCCGTCCGCATGCCCGGCGACACCGCGTTCACGTACGTCGGATCGCGGGGCCCCGAACGGGGCGCGCTGGCCACGGCCAACCTGGGCCAGTGGGTGATTCTGGCGCACGAGACCGTGGTCGACGCCGACGCCACCTACCGGCAGGTGCGCGCCTTCCTGGTCGGGCTGGCCGCGTTCCTGTTCGCGATCATGGTCGGCATCGGATTCGTGGTGGACCGGCTGGTGAACCGGCGCATCCGGCAGCCGGCCATGGAACTGGCCGCCCTCGCCGAAGCGGTGGCGGCCGGCGATCTCACGGTGCGGGTGACCGGCGTACGGTCCACCGACGAGATCGAGCGGCTCGCCCGCGCCCTCGCCAAGATGGTGAGCGAACTCGGCAGGCTGGCCCGCGCGCTCACCGATTCGGCGCACGAGACGGCCACCATGTCGTCCCAGATCACGACCAGCTCCGAGGAGATGTCCAGCTCCGCCGGCCAGATCGCCCACACGGCCAGCGATCTGAGCACCCAATCCGGCGCCATGGCGGAGTCCATCCAGTCCCTGGCCGCCGCAGCCGTGAACCTGGGGCCGTTGGCCGCCCGCATGGACGCCGGCGCCCACGAGGGCGTTGCCCGCAACGCGCGGCTCCGCGATCTGGCGCTCGAGAACCGCCGCCAGATGGACGACAGCACCGGCGCCCTTGCCGCCCTCACCGACGACGTCGCCGCCAGCGCCGCCGCGGTGCGCGCCCTGGTGGACGCGTCGCAGGAGATCCGCACCTTCGTCACGCTGGTACAGTCGCTGGCCCGCCATTCCAAGCTGCTCGCCCTCAACGCTGCCATGGAGGCGGCCCGCGCCGGCGAGCAGGGCGAGGGATTCTCCGTGGTCGCCGCCGAAGTGCGCCGCCTGTCGACCATGTCGTCGGACGCGGCCGAGCGCACGCAGCGCGTGGTGGCCGACGTGCTGGCCGGCGTGGAGCGCTCCAGCGAGAGCATGGACCGGATGGCCGCCACGGCGCGCGACGTGCGGCGCGCCACCGAGCAGGGTTCCGCCTCGTTCCGCCAGCTCGAGACCAGCGTGGCGGAGCTCGAGGCATGGACATCGTCCATCGAACTGGCCGCGGCCAGCACCAACACCGTGGTCCGCGAGATCACCGACCGCCTGGACGCGATCGCCCGCGGCACCGAGACGTTCGCCGCCGCCATGCAGCAGGTGGCCGCGGCCAGCGAGCAGCAGAGCGCCAGCACCGAGGAGATCGCCGCCGCGGCGGGCACGATGGCGCACGCCGCCGAACGGCTGGCCAGACTCGTGTCCAACCTGCGGATCGGCGACGCGCGGCCGAGCGGCGAGACGCGCACCGGCCGCGCGAGCGGCCCCGCGCCGGCGCGCACCAGCGGCGCCACCAGCGGCGCCACCAGCGGCGCCTCGGTGCTGCGCTGA